GTTTTTCAAATGGTACTGTCACGCAAATTCACTCAAGAGTTTAAAGGAGATGATTTCCAGGTCTACCGTCAGTTGAGAGCGATCAACCCCAGTCCCTACCTCTTTTATTTTGACTACGGTAATTTCAGAATTTTCGGAAGTTCTCCAGAGGCTCAATTGATAGTAAATGGTGATCGTGCAAGTATTCAACCCATTGCTGGAACCTATAAGCGCACTGGCGATGATACTGCAGATCTTGAAGCAGCACAAAAACTAAAAAAAGATCCCAAAGAAACGGCTGAACACGTAATGCTTGTTGATCTTGCCCGCAATGACCTGAGCCGTCATGCATCAAATGTGAAGGTAGAGGATTATCAGGACATCCATTTCTATAGCCATGTGATCCATATGGTCAGCAAAGTGACCGGAACTATTGATGAAGCAAGCAAAGTAAATCTAGTGGGCGACACCTTTCCTGCGGGAACCTTAAGTGGAGCACCCAAATTTAAAGCAATGGAGCTCATCGATAAATATGAGAAATCAAGCAGGGAATTCTATGGAGGTGCGGTAGGTTTTCTAGGTTTTAATGGCGATTTTAATCATGCCATAATCATACGTAGTATTCTTTCACGCAATAATCAGCTTGAATTTAGAGCTGGTGCTGGTGTGGTCATAGAGAGCAATCTTGACGATGAGACACAAGAAGTCTATAATAAAACTAACGCCTTGAGAAAGGCAATTAATCTAGCAAATGATGCAGTCAACTTTTAAATTTTTAGTCATAGCTGTAATGGCGGGTATGATGAGTTCTTGTAGTAATGGTGACAATCAAATAGTAGCGACAAGTTTGAAGAAAAAGGGCGATATATATACGCTAGGCTATGGTCCTGAAATGCAATTCAATCAAATAACCGATAGTGTCGATATACTTTTCACTCCAGATGACTACAGCAAAATATTAGGAGGACCCGTCAAACAAAGTGACTTTATTATAAATCGAGATAAATTTCAAATCAGGCTATTCCTTTATGAAAATTACTCAAAAGGACAAGCGCGATTCAGATTGAAACTGCGCACTTACGCAAAAGATATGAAGATCATTGATGAAATGATTATCGCAAGTACTCTAGAAGAAGAGTTGAGCGATGGCTATTTGACTGAAAACTTGAAAGCAGTAAGAAAACATAAAGACAGTAACGACATAGTTATGAAGATCGATGAATATGGTAATTTTAAAAGTGTTGCCAAGTGAGTATAAGGGTTTTTGTCATAGATAATTATGACTCATTCACATATAATCTTGTGCATTATCTTGAGGATCTGGAAGCTGTTGTTACCGTTAAAAGAAACGACCAGTTTGAACTAGATGAGTTGCTCAACTATGATGCAATCGTACTTTCTCCAGGACCTGGCATTCCATCTGAAGCTGGAAAGCTTCTTGAAGCCATCAAATTTATAGCAGGTAAAAAGCCCATTCTGGGGATATGTTTAGGGCATCAGGCGATAACAGAGGTTTACGGAGGGAAGATCATCAATCTTGAGAAAGTCTATCATGGTGTTGCAACACCCATGATTCATGAAGGACATCAACTTTTTTCAGGTATTGAAAAGAATTTTGAGGCTGGACGTTATCATTCTTGGGTTGCTGAAGCATCAAATTTCCCTAAAGAATTAAAAGTCATCGCACGTGATGAAAACGACCAGATTATGGCGCTATGCCATAAGGAACTTCCTGTTTATGGAATTCAGTTCCATCCAGAAAGCGTAATGACGCCGCAAGGGAAAGAGATGCTCAAAAACTTTTTAGAATTAGCACGATGAAAGAAGTATTGCAAGAATTGTTTGAGCATAAGACGCTTTCGCGAAAGCGTGCCTATCAAATACTTACTGCTATCACACAAGGTTTCTTCAACGATTCTCAGATCGCGGCATTTCTCACAGTATATGGTATGCGCGGGATCACGGTTGAAGAACTCGCTGGTTTTAGGGATGCCATGCTCGAGCAAGCCCTTTTAGTAGATCTGGACAAATACAATCCTATCGATCTGTGTGGCACAGGTGGTGACGGCAAGAATACCTTTAATATAAGCACGCTGGCAAGTTTTGTGACTGCTGGTGCTGGAGTCCATGTTGCTAAACACGGGAACTACGGCGTAAGCTCTGTAAGTGGATCTTCTAACGTGATGGAATATTTAGGCTTCAAGTTTACTAATGACACGAGTGTTATTGAGAACCAAATTGCAAATGCCGGAATCACCTTCCTACATGCGCCCCTTTTCCACCCAGCCATGAAGGCGGTGGCGCCCATCAGAAAGGAGTTAGGTATCAAAACATTCTTCAACATGCTCGGCCCATTGGTAAATCCAGCTAAACCAAAACTGCAAAGTGTGGGCGTTTTTAGCCTTCAACTCGCGAGAAATTATGAATATCTGTTCCAAAAAGAGCCAGATAAGCGATACGCAATTATTCACGCACATGATGGTTACGATGAGATAAGCCTTACGGGTAAAGCCCGTATCGCAACTAATCTAGGTCCGGTAGACCTTTCTGCAGCTGAGTTTGGGTTCTCGATGCTAAAACAAGAAGATATCTTTGGCGGTGAGACTATTGAAGAGGCAGCAGAAATATTTGTCAATGTGTTGAACAACCAAGCTACAAAGGCTCAAGAAAACGTTGTTATCGCAAATGCCGCGACGGCTATCATGGTCGCAAAAAATATAAATCTGGCAAGTGCAGTAAGTGAAGCTCGTGAATCATTGATAAGTGGTTCAGCGCTCAGAGCATTCAACACGCTACTCAAGCTTAAACATTCCTGACAAACCATTCAAACACCATTGAGAACCGATTGAACATGAACGACATTCTTAAAAAAATAACTCAGCAGACCTTAAAAGACCTCAGCGTGCGCAAAAGAAACATGACGCTTTCAGATTTGAGGTCCATGCCTGGATATGGGAGAAAAACTTTTTCACTATACGAGTCTCTAAAAAACGGCAGCGGCATCATTGCTGAACATAAAAGGCAAAGTCCTAGTAAGGGTAGTTTTAAATGTCCTGCTGATCTTGAAAAGGTCGTTAAAGGATATGAAAAAGCAGGTGCGAGTGCCATCAGTTGCCTGACAGATGAACCATTTTTTGGTGGATCATTGAAAGACCTTCAATCTGCGCGTAATTATGTGAAAATACCATTACTGCGCAAGGATTTTATGGTGGATCTGTACCAAGTTCATGAAGCCAGAGCTTACGGTGCTGACGCTATCTTACTTATTGCCGCTTGTCTGGATGATGAACAAATGAAAACTCTAGCGATCGAGGCTTTAAACCTCAATCTAGAGATACTTTTTGAAGTTCATAACAAAGAGGAGTTAGATCGTGTTATGCAATTGACTCAATCGTTCAATCCTACAAAATTTGTCATAGGTGTCAATAATCGCGATCTCAAAAAATTTGAGACCAGCATAGAAATCAGCAAATCACTGATAGCACACTTTCCTAAAGACGTCCTAGCCATTTCTGAAAGCGGAATCTCAGATCCAGAAGTAGTAAAAGAACTTAAACAGATTAGTTTTCAGGGTTTTTTAATCGGTGAGCTTTTTATGAAAACTGATGACCCTGGTAGTGCCTTAAAATCATTTATAAAATCGGTGGAGGAATGATCATTAAAGTTTGTGGCATGCGCGACACTGAAAATATCGAGCGCCTACAGCAGCTTGGTGTAGATTTTATGGGATTAATCCGTTATTCAAAAAGTAAGCGGTTTGTGGACGATTCTCAGACCGCCAAAATCTCACAACTACCTCTACGCAGTGGTACAGTGGGTGTTTACGTAAATGAAACTTTTGAGAATATCATTAAAGATATTATCCCGCTGCGGCTGGATGTGGTACAACTGCATGGTGATGAGAATGTCGCTTTCGCGAAAGCGATACTAGAGCTAAACATCAAGGTTTTTAAGGCGTTCCAAGTAGATGCAAATTTTGATTTTGAAATTTTAGAACCTTGGCAAGAGCTAGCCAAGGAATACCCTGCTAAATTGTTTTTCTTGTTTGACACTAAAAGTGACCAGTATGGCGGTTCGGGCAAGAAATTCAATTGGGAACTTCTCGACCATTACAAGGGCGAGGTACCTTTTTTACTGAGCGGCGGCATCAAACTTGAAGACGTGGATCGCATCGATGCATTTAAGCATAAGATGTTTATGGGTGTAGATCTTAATTCAGGTTTTGAGACAAAGCCAGGTTTAAAAGATATAAGTGAACTCACCACCTTTATCAATAAATTGAGATCATGAGTAATTATCAAGTAGATGAGAATGGGTTTTATGGAGAATTTGGAGGTGCTTTCATTCCAGAACTACTCTATCCCAATATTGCAGAGTTAAAAGAGAACTACCTGCAGATCGAGCAATCCTTTGATTTTCAGGCTGAATTTCAAAAATTACTAAAAGATTACGTGGGTAGGCCTACTCCCCTATTTCTTGCTGAACGCCTGTCTGAAAAATACGGTGCCGAAATATGGCTGAAACGTGAAGACCTGTGTCACACGGGAGCGCATAAAGTGAACAACACTATTGGACAGATTCTTTTGGCACAACGGTTAGGCAAGAAACGTATCATCGCGGAGACAGGAGCGGGACAGCACGGTGTTGCCACGGCCACTGTGTGTGCGTTGAAAGGACTTGAGTGTATTGTTTACATGGGAGAAAAGGACATACAGCGTCAGGCACCTAATGTCGCTCGCATGAAAATGCTGGGAGCAACCGTGAGACCAGCCTCCAGCGGCAGTAAAACTTTAAAAGACGCTACAAACGAGGCCATGCGCGACTGGATCAACAATCCAGAGGACACACATTACATCATAGGATCTGTAGTAGGCCCACATCCCTATCCTGATATGGTGGCAAGGTATCAAGCCGTAATCTCGCAAGAGATCAAGAAGCAAATGGAAGGCTTGCCAGATTATGTAATTGCATGTGTAGGTGGCGGTAGTAATGCCATGGGTGCTTTTTACCACTTTCTTGACAATAAAGAATTGCAACTCATAGGCGTCGAGGCTGCCGGGCACGGTATAGAAAGCGGTAAAACGGCTGCAACGCTCACCTTAGGAACTCCCGGAGTTCTGCATGCCAGTCGCAGTATCATGATGCAAGATCAAGATGGTCAAGTGGTAGAGCCTCACAGCATATCGGCTGGTCTTGATTATCCGGGAATAGGTCCTGCCCACGCCTGGTTGAAAGTGAGCGAGCGCGCAAAATATATGGCCGTGACAGATGCTGAAGCCCTTGAGGCTGCCGTAGAATGCAGTAAACTGGAAG
This genomic interval from Nonlabens spongiae contains the following:
- a CDS encoding anthranilate synthase component I family protein — encoded protein: MFQAETNFRKIIADTLTPVAIYMRLRDKYPNSILLESNEYGKRSNSYSFICSNPIAELKVDGDRFQQFLPDGSSELKTLKKDFDLAKALNGFKSYFQSPESEFPFPIQGLFGFLGYDSVQHFEDIEFRFRESETEKIPEVLYHVYQNVIVFDHYFNQLYVFDHAYDGAASQLDDLLSIIRHKDVTEYNFTLAGSEKSEMTDPEFKTLVEKGKSHCHRGDVFQMVLSRKFTQEFKGDDFQVYRQLRAINPSPYLFYFDYGNFRIFGSSPEAQLIVNGDRASIQPIAGTYKRTGDDTADLEAAQKLKKDPKETAEHVMLVDLARNDLSRHASNVKVEDYQDIHFYSHVIHMVSKVTGTIDEASKVNLVGDTFPAGTLSGAPKFKAMELIDKYEKSSREFYGGAVGFLGFNGDFNHAIIIRSILSRNNQLEFRAGAGVVIESNLDDETQEVYNKTNALRKAINLANDAVNF
- a CDS encoding anthranilate synthase component II; translated protein: MRVFVIDNYDSFTYNLVHYLEDLEAVVTVKRNDQFELDELLNYDAIVLSPGPGIPSEAGKLLEAIKFIAGKKPILGICLGHQAITEVYGGKIINLEKVYHGVATPMIHEGHQLFSGIEKNFEAGRYHSWVAEASNFPKELKVIARDENDQIMALCHKELPVYGIQFHPESVMTPQGKEMLKNFLELAR
- the trpB gene encoding tryptophan synthase subunit beta; this translates as MSNYQVDENGFYGEFGGAFIPELLYPNIAELKENYLQIEQSFDFQAEFQKLLKDYVGRPTPLFLAERLSEKYGAEIWLKREDLCHTGAHKVNNTIGQILLAQRLGKKRIIAETGAGQHGVATATVCALKGLECIVYMGEKDIQRQAPNVARMKMLGATVRPASSGSKTLKDATNEAMRDWINNPEDTHYIIGSVVGPHPYPDMVARYQAVISQEIKKQMEGLPDYVIACVGGGSNAMGAFYHFLDNKELQLIGVEAAGHGIESGKTAATLTLGTPGVLHASRSIMMQDQDGQVVEPHSISAGLDYPGIGPAHAWLKVSERAKYMAVTDAEALEAAVECSKLEGIIPALETAHAFSVLKDLKLKPTDRVVINLSGRGDKDMETYMRELKL
- a CDS encoding phosphoribosylanthranilate isomerase gives rise to the protein MRDTENIERLQQLGVDFMGLIRYSKSKRFVDDSQTAKISQLPLRSGTVGVYVNETFENIIKDIIPLRLDVVQLHGDENVAFAKAILELNIKVFKAFQVDANFDFEILEPWQELAKEYPAKLFFLFDTKSDQYGGSGKKFNWELLDHYKGEVPFLLSGGIKLEDVDRIDAFKHKMFMGVDLNSGFETKPGLKDISELTTFINKLRS
- the trpC gene encoding indole-3-glycerol phosphate synthase TrpC — its product is MNDILKKITQQTLKDLSVRKRNMTLSDLRSMPGYGRKTFSLYESLKNGSGIIAEHKRQSPSKGSFKCPADLEKVVKGYEKAGASAISCLTDEPFFGGSLKDLQSARNYVKIPLLRKDFMVDLYQVHEARAYGADAILLIAACLDDEQMKTLAIEALNLNLEILFEVHNKEELDRVMQLTQSFNPTKFVIGVNNRDLKKFETSIEISKSLIAHFPKDVLAISESGISDPEVVKELKQISFQGFLIGELFMKTDDPGSALKSFIKSVEE
- the trpD gene encoding anthranilate phosphoribosyltransferase codes for the protein MKEVLQELFEHKTLSRKRAYQILTAITQGFFNDSQIAAFLTVYGMRGITVEELAGFRDAMLEQALLVDLDKYNPIDLCGTGGDGKNTFNISTLASFVTAGAGVHVAKHGNYGVSSVSGSSNVMEYLGFKFTNDTSVIENQIANAGITFLHAPLFHPAMKAVAPIRKELGIKTFFNMLGPLVNPAKPKLQSVGVFSLQLARNYEYLFQKEPDKRYAIIHAHDGYDEISLTGKARIATNLGPVDLSAAEFGFSMLKQEDIFGGETIEEAAEIFVNVLNNQATKAQENVVIANAATAIMVAKNINLASAVSEARESLISGSALRAFNTLLKLKHS